A genomic window from Panthera tigris isolate Pti1 chromosome B4, P.tigris_Pti1_mat1.1, whole genome shotgun sequence includes:
- the LOC122240550 gene encoding uncharacterized protein LOC122240550 isoform X2 translates to MTPVNQEWGLTRHGICQHLHLRLAAPRTVRKKYLLFSPRLWCSVTAARAKTLRYPPQYFQGQQLCSFSCVSTSFASASRQPELGSICQTTDLLPESHGWRSRGAGGKLALGCTTAVCNPQRGWLGLALASPGLTLDLICSVACGQTWLSSLASCWCRSPLSPDELCHFPQFWNLTTFSGLLRPWGHRCCRTDLHPLLSQSKWNLVWVF, encoded by the exons ATGACACCTGTGAATCAGGAATGGGGTCTCACCAGACACGGGATCTGCCAGCACCTTCACCTGAGACTTGCAgcccccaggactgtgagaaagaaatatcTGCTGTTTAGCCCCAGACTGTGGtgttctgttacagcagcccgagCTAAGACACTACGGTATCCACCT CAATACTTTCAGGGTCAACAACTGTGTAGCTTTTCCTGTGTGTCCACCTCCTTTGCATCCGCTAGCCGCCAGCCGGAATTAGGTTCCATCTGCCAGACGACAG ATCTGCTGCCAGAGAGTCATGGTTGGAGATCCAGAGGAGCAGGTGGGAAGTTGGCCCTCGGATGCACCACCGCCGTCTGTAACCCGCAGAGGGGCTGGCTGGGTCTGGCCTTGGCTTCGCCTGGCTTGACTCTAGACTTGATTTGCTCTGTGGCTTGTGGCCAAACCTGGCTCTCCAGCCTGGCTTCTTGCTGGTGTAGGTCTCCGCTCTCCCCAGACGAGCTCTGCCATTTCCCCCAGTTTTGGAACCTCACAACCTTCTCAGGATTGCTCAGACCCTGGGGCCACCGCTGTTGTAGGACAGACTTACATCCGCTCCTGTCTCAGTCTAAATGGAACCTTGTCTGGGTTTTCTGA
- the LOC122240550 gene encoding uncharacterized protein LOC122240550 isoform X1, producing the protein MTPVNQEWGLTRHGICQHLHLRLAAPRTVRKKYLLFSPRLWCSVTAARAKTLRWFLLPSLLKDVSSYTDFLVHGHFFPSTSVIPRQLSVFSLLLPRSFVFLSGYTEDLYPVLCTVVNLLPESHGWRSRGAGGKLALGCTTAVCNPQRGWLGLALASPGLTLDLICSVACGQTWLSSLASCWCRSPLSPDELCHFPQFWNLTTFSGLLRPWGHRCCRTDLHPLLSQSKWNLVWVF; encoded by the exons ATGACACCTGTGAATCAGGAATGGGGTCTCACCAGACACGGGATCTGCCAGCACCTTCACCTGAGACTTGCAgcccccaggactgtgagaaagaaatatcTGCTGTTTAGCCCCAGACTGTGGtgttctgttacagcagcccgagCTAAGACACTACG aTGGTTTCTCTTGCCGTCACTTCTGAAGGATGTTTCATCGTACACAGATTTCCTGGTTCACGGTCATTTCTTTCCCAGCACTTCAGTGATACCGCGTCAATTGTCAGTATTTTCCTTACTCCTTCCAAggtcatttgtctttctttctggcTACACTGAAGATTTGTATCCTGTCCTTTGCACGGTGGTCA ATCTGCTGCCAGAGAGTCATGGTTGGAGATCCAGAGGAGCAGGTGGGAAGTTGGCCCTCGGATGCACCACCGCCGTCTGTAACCCGCAGAGGGGCTGGCTGGGTCTGGCCTTGGCTTCGCCTGGCTTGACTCTAGACTTGATTTGCTCTGTGGCTTGTGGCCAAACCTGGCTCTCCAGCCTGGCTTCTTGCTGGTGTAGGTCTCCGCTCTCCCCAGACGAGCTCTGCCATTTCCCCCAGTTTTGGAACCTCACAACCTTCTCAGGATTGCTCAGACCCTGGGGCCACCGCTGTTGTAGGACAGACTTACATCCGCTCCTGTCTCAGTCTAAATGGAACCTTGTCTGGGTTTTCTGA
- the LOC122240550 gene encoding uncharacterized protein LOC122240550 isoform X3 — MTPVNQEWGLTRHGICQHLHLRLAAPRTVRKKYLLFSPRLWCSVTAARAKTLRYPPGQQLCSFSCVSTSFASASRQPELGSICQTTDLLPESHGWRSRGAGGKLALGCTTAVCNPQRGWLGLALASPGLTLDLICSVACGQTWLSSLASCWCRSPLSPDELCHFPQFWNLTTFSGLLRPWGHRCCRTDLHPLLSQSKWNLVWVF; from the exons ATGACACCTGTGAATCAGGAATGGGGTCTCACCAGACACGGGATCTGCCAGCACCTTCACCTGAGACTTGCAgcccccaggactgtgagaaagaaatatcTGCTGTTTAGCCCCAGACTGTGGtgttctgttacagcagcccgagCTAAGACACTACGGTATCCACCT GGTCAACAACTGTGTAGCTTTTCCTGTGTGTCCACCTCCTTTGCATCCGCTAGCCGCCAGCCGGAATTAGGTTCCATCTGCCAGACGACAG ATCTGCTGCCAGAGAGTCATGGTTGGAGATCCAGAGGAGCAGGTGGGAAGTTGGCCCTCGGATGCACCACCGCCGTCTGTAACCCGCAGAGGGGCTGGCTGGGTCTGGCCTTGGCTTCGCCTGGCTTGACTCTAGACTTGATTTGCTCTGTGGCTTGTGGCCAAACCTGGCTCTCCAGCCTGGCTTCTTGCTGGTGTAGGTCTCCGCTCTCCCCAGACGAGCTCTGCCATTTCCCCCAGTTTTGGAACCTCACAACCTTCTCAGGATTGCTCAGACCCTGGGGCCACCGCTGTTGTAGGACAGACTTACATCCGCTCCTGTCTCAGTCTAAATGGAACCTTGTCTGGGTTTTCTGA